A genomic segment from Spinacia oleracea cultivar Varoflay chromosome 3, BTI_SOV_V1, whole genome shotgun sequence encodes:
- the LOC110800479 gene encoding serine carboxypeptidase-like 7 isoform X2, translating to MGNILNFFVLEIFLVVVLTPNSCAASPNIIKSVPGFPGILPFHLETGYVGVGENEEVQLFYYFIKSERNPEKDPLMLWLTGGPGCSALSGLVLEIGPLIFNTSACDWHSKSPTYQLNPFSWTKIASIIFLDSPVGTGFSYAKNPGGYYTDDITSSRRVYQFLSKWLVDHGGFISNPLYISGDSYCGRTVPIIVQEISNGNKVGIQPVMNLQGYILGNPSTQHEEEETKSKYDYAHRVSLLSDELYESTKVSCNRSCADKEVDDVKCAHNLQAVSYNLDRVFAAHVLKPKCISNQTWCQESIYQLLYYWANNIQVQAALHIQKGTKPYWIRCNSTLAYTHNVGSSFSYHQNFTQKPIRALIYSGDQDMVVSYVTTLGWIKMLNVSIAEDWRPWFVNGQVAGYTTRFSNGNYHLTYATVKLFCERRKMPSSSRIAGEVTCFYLLHTANLQIPETVIACRLKRKADVQRRSIAI from the exons ATGGGAAACATTCTTAACTTTTTTGTACTTGAAAtctttttggttgttgttttaaCACCAAATTCTTGTGCTGCTTCACCCAATATCATCAAATCTGTACCAGGGTTTCCGGGCATTCTCCCATTTCACCTTGAAACAGG GTATGTAGGGGTAGGAGAGAATGAAGAAGTGCAATTATTTTACTACTTCATTAAGTCAGAGAGAAATCCTGAGAAAGACCCGCTTATGCTGTGGCTCACTGGAGGTCCTGGTTGCTCTGCTCTTTCCGGACTTGTTTTAGAGATTG GTCCTCTGATTTTCAATACTTCTGCTTGCGATTGGCACTCGAAATCACCAACATATCAGTTAAATCCTTTTTCTTGGACTAAG ATAGCTAGCATAATATTTCTGGATTCACCTGTTGGCACGGGATTCTCCTATGCAAAAAATCCAGGAGGTTACTACACTGACGATATTACATCATCAAGGCGTGTTTATCAATTCTTGAGTAAG tGGCTCGTGGACCATGGTGGATTCATTAGTAATCCTCTTTACATATCCGGAGATTCCTATTGTGGCAGGACTGTCCCTATTATTGTCCAAGAGATTTCCAATG GGAATAAAGTTGGAATTCAGCCTGTTATGAATCTCCAG GGATATATTCTTGGAAACCCATCAACACAGCATGAGGAGGAAGAGACGAAATCAAAATATGATTATGCTCATCGTGTGTCTCTCTTATCTGATGAGCTCTATGAG TCAACCAAAGTAAGCTGCAATCGAAGTTGTGCAGATAAGGAAGTGGATGATGTTAAGTGCGCACATAATCTTCAAGCAGTATCATAT AATCTTGATCGAGTCTTTGCTGCTCATGTCTTAAAACCTAAATGCATTTCCAATCAAACATGGTGCCAG GAGAGCATCTACCAGCTCTTGTACTACTGGGCTAACAACATACAAGTTCAAGCCGCGCTTCACATTCAAAAG GGTACTAAACCTTACTGGATCCGATGTAATTCTACTTTAGCATATACACACAATGTTGGCAGCAGCTTTTCTTACCATCAAAATTTTACCCAAAAGCCCATCCGTGCCTTAATCTACAG TGGTGACCAAGACATGGTTGTATCGTATGTGACGACGTTAGGATGGATCAAGATGTTAAATGTCTCAATTGCTGAAGACTGGAGGCCATGGTTTGTCAATGGTCAAGTTGCCGG GTATACTACAAGGTTCTCAAATGGCAATTATCATTTGACATATGCTACTGTGAAG CTGTTCTGCGAAAGGAGAAAGATGCCGAGTAGTTCGAGAATAGCAGGGGAGGTGACTTGTTTCTATCTGCTGCATACTGCAAATCTGCAAATTCCTGAAACTGTTATTGCATGCAG gttgaaaagaaaagcAGATGTTCAGAGAAGATCAATCGCCATTTGA
- the LOC110800479 gene encoding serine carboxypeptidase-like 7 isoform X1 — protein MGNILNFFVLEIFLVVVLTPNSCAASPNIIKSVPGFPGILPFHLETGYVGVGENEEVQLFYYFIKSERNPEKDPLMLWLTGGPGCSALSGLVLEIGPLIFNTSACDWHSKSPTYQLNPFSWTKIASIIFLDSPVGTGFSYAKNPGGYYTDDITSSRRVYQFLSKWLVDHGGFISNPLYISGDSYCGRTVPIIVQEISNGNKVGIQPVMNLQGYILGNPSTQHEEEETKSKYDYAHRVSLLSDELYESTKVSCNRSCADKEVDDVKCAHNLQAVSYNLDRVFAAHVLKPKCISNQTWCQESIYQLLYYWANNIQVQAALHIQKGTKPYWIRCNSTLAYTHNVGSSFSYHQNFTQKPIRALIYSGDQDMVVSYVTTLGWIKMLNVSIAEDWRPWFVNGQVAGCMSRYTTRFSNGNYHLTYATVKLFCERRKMPSSSRIAGEVTCFYLLHTANLQIPETVIACRLKRKADVQRRSIAI, from the exons ATGGGAAACATTCTTAACTTTTTTGTACTTGAAAtctttttggttgttgttttaaCACCAAATTCTTGTGCTGCTTCACCCAATATCATCAAATCTGTACCAGGGTTTCCGGGCATTCTCCCATTTCACCTTGAAACAGG GTATGTAGGGGTAGGAGAGAATGAAGAAGTGCAATTATTTTACTACTTCATTAAGTCAGAGAGAAATCCTGAGAAAGACCCGCTTATGCTGTGGCTCACTGGAGGTCCTGGTTGCTCTGCTCTTTCCGGACTTGTTTTAGAGATTG GTCCTCTGATTTTCAATACTTCTGCTTGCGATTGGCACTCGAAATCACCAACATATCAGTTAAATCCTTTTTCTTGGACTAAG ATAGCTAGCATAATATTTCTGGATTCACCTGTTGGCACGGGATTCTCCTATGCAAAAAATCCAGGAGGTTACTACACTGACGATATTACATCATCAAGGCGTGTTTATCAATTCTTGAGTAAG tGGCTCGTGGACCATGGTGGATTCATTAGTAATCCTCTTTACATATCCGGAGATTCCTATTGTGGCAGGACTGTCCCTATTATTGTCCAAGAGATTTCCAATG GGAATAAAGTTGGAATTCAGCCTGTTATGAATCTCCAG GGATATATTCTTGGAAACCCATCAACACAGCATGAGGAGGAAGAGACGAAATCAAAATATGATTATGCTCATCGTGTGTCTCTCTTATCTGATGAGCTCTATGAG TCAACCAAAGTAAGCTGCAATCGAAGTTGTGCAGATAAGGAAGTGGATGATGTTAAGTGCGCACATAATCTTCAAGCAGTATCATAT AATCTTGATCGAGTCTTTGCTGCTCATGTCTTAAAACCTAAATGCATTTCCAATCAAACATGGTGCCAG GAGAGCATCTACCAGCTCTTGTACTACTGGGCTAACAACATACAAGTTCAAGCCGCGCTTCACATTCAAAAG GGTACTAAACCTTACTGGATCCGATGTAATTCTACTTTAGCATATACACACAATGTTGGCAGCAGCTTTTCTTACCATCAAAATTTTACCCAAAAGCCCATCCGTGCCTTAATCTACAG TGGTGACCAAGACATGGTTGTATCGTATGTGACGACGTTAGGATGGATCAAGATGTTAAATGTCTCAATTGCTGAAGACTGGAGGCCATGGTTTGTCAATGGTCAAGTTGCCGG TTGCATGTCCAGGTATACTACAAGGTTCTCAAATGGCAATTATCATTTGACATATGCTACTGTGAAG CTGTTCTGCGAAAGGAGAAAGATGCCGAGTAGTTCGAGAATAGCAGGGGAGGTGACTTGTTTCTATCTGCTGCATACTGCAAATCTGCAAATTCCTGAAACTGTTATTGCATGCAG gttgaaaagaaaagcAGATGTTCAGAGAAGATCAATCGCCATTTGA
- the LOC110800479 gene encoding serine carboxypeptidase-like 7 isoform X4, whose amino-acid sequence MGNILNFFVLEIFLVVVLTPNSCAASPNIIKSVPGFPGILPFHLETGYVGVGENEEVQLFYYFIKSERNPEKDPLMLWLTGGPGCSALSGLVLEIGPLIFNTSACDWHSKSPTYQLNPFSWTKIASIIFLDSPVGTGFSYAKNPGGYYTDDITSSRRVYQFLSKWLVDHGGFISNPLYISGDSYCGRTVPIIVQEISNGNKVGIQPVMNLQGYILGNPSTQHEEEETKSKYDYAHRVSLLSDELYESTKVSCNRSCADKEVDDVKCAHNLQAVSYNLDRVFAAHVLKPKCISNQTWCQESIYQLLYYWANNIQVQAALHIQKGTKPYWIRCNSTLAYTHNVGSSFSYHQNFTQKPIRALIYSGDQDMVVSYVTTLGWIKMLNVSIAEDWRPWFVNGQVAGYTTRFSNGNYHLTYATVKGAGHTAPEYKRPECFMMVMKWFAMQPI is encoded by the exons ATGGGAAACATTCTTAACTTTTTTGTACTTGAAAtctttttggttgttgttttaaCACCAAATTCTTGTGCTGCTTCACCCAATATCATCAAATCTGTACCAGGGTTTCCGGGCATTCTCCCATTTCACCTTGAAACAGG GTATGTAGGGGTAGGAGAGAATGAAGAAGTGCAATTATTTTACTACTTCATTAAGTCAGAGAGAAATCCTGAGAAAGACCCGCTTATGCTGTGGCTCACTGGAGGTCCTGGTTGCTCTGCTCTTTCCGGACTTGTTTTAGAGATTG GTCCTCTGATTTTCAATACTTCTGCTTGCGATTGGCACTCGAAATCACCAACATATCAGTTAAATCCTTTTTCTTGGACTAAG ATAGCTAGCATAATATTTCTGGATTCACCTGTTGGCACGGGATTCTCCTATGCAAAAAATCCAGGAGGTTACTACACTGACGATATTACATCATCAAGGCGTGTTTATCAATTCTTGAGTAAG tGGCTCGTGGACCATGGTGGATTCATTAGTAATCCTCTTTACATATCCGGAGATTCCTATTGTGGCAGGACTGTCCCTATTATTGTCCAAGAGATTTCCAATG GGAATAAAGTTGGAATTCAGCCTGTTATGAATCTCCAG GGATATATTCTTGGAAACCCATCAACACAGCATGAGGAGGAAGAGACGAAATCAAAATATGATTATGCTCATCGTGTGTCTCTCTTATCTGATGAGCTCTATGAG TCAACCAAAGTAAGCTGCAATCGAAGTTGTGCAGATAAGGAAGTGGATGATGTTAAGTGCGCACATAATCTTCAAGCAGTATCATAT AATCTTGATCGAGTCTTTGCTGCTCATGTCTTAAAACCTAAATGCATTTCCAATCAAACATGGTGCCAG GAGAGCATCTACCAGCTCTTGTACTACTGGGCTAACAACATACAAGTTCAAGCCGCGCTTCACATTCAAAAG GGTACTAAACCTTACTGGATCCGATGTAATTCTACTTTAGCATATACACACAATGTTGGCAGCAGCTTTTCTTACCATCAAAATTTTACCCAAAAGCCCATCCGTGCCTTAATCTACAG TGGTGACCAAGACATGGTTGTATCGTATGTGACGACGTTAGGATGGATCAAGATGTTAAATGTCTCAATTGCTGAAGACTGGAGGCCATGGTTTGTCAATGGTCAAGTTGCCGG GTATACTACAAGGTTCTCAAATGGCAATTATCATTTGACATATGCTACTGTGAAG GGAGCAGGACATACTGCTCCAGAGTACAAGCGCCCAGAATGCTTCATGATGGTCATGAAATGGTTTGCAATGCAGCCTATCTAG
- the LOC110800479 gene encoding serine carboxypeptidase-like 7 isoform X3, producing MGNILNFFVLEIFLVVVLTPNSCAASPNIIKSVPGFPGILPFHLETGYVGVGENEEVQLFYYFIKSERNPEKDPLMLWLTGGPGCSALSGLVLEIGPLIFNTSACDWHSKSPTYQLNPFSWTKIASIIFLDSPVGTGFSYAKNPGGYYTDDITSSRRVYQFLSKWLVDHGGFISNPLYISGDSYCGRTVPIIVQEISNGNKVGIQPVMNLQGYILGNPSTQHEEEETKSKYDYAHRVSLLSDELYESTKVSCNRSCADKEVDDVKCAHNLQAVSYNLDRVFAAHVLKPKCISNQTWCQESIYQLLYYWANNIQVQAALHIQKGTKPYWIRCNSTLAYTHNVGSSFSYHQNFTQKPIRALIYSGDQDMVVSYVTTLGWIKMLNVSIAEDWRPWFVNGQVAGCMSRYTTRFSNGNYHLTYATVKGAGHTAPEYKRPECFMMVMKWFAMQPI from the exons ATGGGAAACATTCTTAACTTTTTTGTACTTGAAAtctttttggttgttgttttaaCACCAAATTCTTGTGCTGCTTCACCCAATATCATCAAATCTGTACCAGGGTTTCCGGGCATTCTCCCATTTCACCTTGAAACAGG GTATGTAGGGGTAGGAGAGAATGAAGAAGTGCAATTATTTTACTACTTCATTAAGTCAGAGAGAAATCCTGAGAAAGACCCGCTTATGCTGTGGCTCACTGGAGGTCCTGGTTGCTCTGCTCTTTCCGGACTTGTTTTAGAGATTG GTCCTCTGATTTTCAATACTTCTGCTTGCGATTGGCACTCGAAATCACCAACATATCAGTTAAATCCTTTTTCTTGGACTAAG ATAGCTAGCATAATATTTCTGGATTCACCTGTTGGCACGGGATTCTCCTATGCAAAAAATCCAGGAGGTTACTACACTGACGATATTACATCATCAAGGCGTGTTTATCAATTCTTGAGTAAG tGGCTCGTGGACCATGGTGGATTCATTAGTAATCCTCTTTACATATCCGGAGATTCCTATTGTGGCAGGACTGTCCCTATTATTGTCCAAGAGATTTCCAATG GGAATAAAGTTGGAATTCAGCCTGTTATGAATCTCCAG GGATATATTCTTGGAAACCCATCAACACAGCATGAGGAGGAAGAGACGAAATCAAAATATGATTATGCTCATCGTGTGTCTCTCTTATCTGATGAGCTCTATGAG TCAACCAAAGTAAGCTGCAATCGAAGTTGTGCAGATAAGGAAGTGGATGATGTTAAGTGCGCACATAATCTTCAAGCAGTATCATAT AATCTTGATCGAGTCTTTGCTGCTCATGTCTTAAAACCTAAATGCATTTCCAATCAAACATGGTGCCAG GAGAGCATCTACCAGCTCTTGTACTACTGGGCTAACAACATACAAGTTCAAGCCGCGCTTCACATTCAAAAG GGTACTAAACCTTACTGGATCCGATGTAATTCTACTTTAGCATATACACACAATGTTGGCAGCAGCTTTTCTTACCATCAAAATTTTACCCAAAAGCCCATCCGTGCCTTAATCTACAG TGGTGACCAAGACATGGTTGTATCGTATGTGACGACGTTAGGATGGATCAAGATGTTAAATGTCTCAATTGCTGAAGACTGGAGGCCATGGTTTGTCAATGGTCAAGTTGCCGG TTGCATGTCCAGGTATACTACAAGGTTCTCAAATGGCAATTATCATTTGACATATGCTACTGTGAAG GGAGCAGGACATACTGCTCCAGAGTACAAGCGCCCAGAATGCTTCATGATGGTCATGAAATGGTTTGCAATGCAGCCTATCTAG
- the LOC110800026 gene encoding probable aquaporin NIP7-1, giving the protein MFREDQSPFDHSRTRESTSGQLPNNQQMGASNDSMPGNEHWKFTSLFFLPSGLDLNPARVVFAEGLGTFMLMFSICGIMGSMQLLGNQVGLLEYATTAGTAIVVIIFTLGDISGAHVNPAVTIAFAVFGHFPWKKVPFYVMSQLLGSILATYVGELVFRVNPEFIMTVPVKDHAFAAFTAEFIATFFVTFLAASLARDARSVGRLAGFVMGISIALAVLMTGPLSGGSLNPARSIGPAILAWKLDQIWIYFVAPVAGAVLGVSMVHALCLHHPPQSHNSSAARGVLP; this is encoded by the exons ATGTTCAGAGAAGATCAATCGCCATTTGATCATTCAAGAACGAGGGAATCAACAAGTGGGCAACTGCCGAATAATCAGCAGATGGGAGCTAGTAATGATTCAATGCCTGGAAATGAGCATTGGAAGTTTACCAGCTTGTTCTTCTTACCTAGTGGATTGGATCTAAATCCGGCTCGCGTT GTTTTCGCAGAAGGTCTTGGTACATTCATGCTGATGTTCAGCATATGTGGGATAATGGGAAGTATGCAATTGTTAGGAAACCAAGTGGGTCTTTTGGAGTATGCTACTACAGCTGGTACAGCCATAGTTGTCATTATTTTCACTTTGGGGGATATCTCAGGTGCTCATGTCAATCCTGCTGTCACCATTGCCTTTGCTGTTTTCGGCcattttccatggaaaaag GTACCTTTTTATGTGATGTCACAATTGTTGGGGTCCATATTGGCAACATATGTTGGGGAGCTTGTCTTCAGAGTTAATCCAGAATTTATTATGACTGTGCCTGTTAAAGATCACGCTTTTGCGGCCTTCACAGCTGAATTCATAGCAACCTTTTTCGTAACATTCCTTGCTGCATCACTAGCAAGAGATGCAAGATCA gttggtcGTCTAGCTGGGTTTGTGATGGGCATATCAATTGCACTTGCAGTCCTAATGACAGG GCCGCTTTCTGGAGGATCTTTGAACCCAGCTAGATCAATAGGACCAGCAATTCTTGCTTGGAAACTGGATCAAATCTGGATATATTTTGTTGCACCGGTTGCTGGTGCAGTTCTTGGAGTCTCAATGGTTCATGCTTTGTGTCTTCATCACCCTCCTCAAAGTCATAATTCATCAGCTGCAAGGGGTGTTTTGCCATGA